The sequence GACTGCACATACCTCTGTTAGACATAAGACGTTTCTATTACCTTACAGGCCAATGTGCCACAGGTAGAATTTGAGAAGATGCGCAGCAATCCTTACACATTGCTCGATTGCTTACACACCTATTCAAAGCTCCAATGGAAAGCCTTTAACTAGGCGGAATCATATTGAGGTTACCTCTCCCCGCTCTTGCTCATGAAGCCGGGTGACACGCTGACAGAAGTTTGCTATTCGCTTTGGACTATACTTAGTGCGTAGGGTTGTGCTATGTCTATGAATAGATAGATTCCCATCTCAACTTACACCATCTGATAGGTGAAATAGTGGTTATTCCGCCTCATCAACAACGCCGGCCTCAATCAGCTCTTCAACAATCAAATCCATATCCCTCTTGCCCAAGTCATTATTCGGGTAAGTGTCTTTGATGAAATCCATATCCGCTCTAGTCAGTATTTACAGGGATTTCATAAAGATCAATGAATCAATAAGTAGTCCTTATTATTTTGGTAATAATAATTCTAACTTGCTAATGATCGGTCCTCCCGGAACGGGAAAGACGATGCTTGCAAGGATCCAGATACCTTTCCCGGTTTAATCCGTGGTGACTCTTTGCCCCGTAAAGGTGTTTGGACCGAAGGTGTTAATCGGGGTTGCATCAGGGTCTAACGGGTTTTGGTCAGGACCAAATATCTCGACAAGAACCTCTCCGGTAATCTCATTAAACCCCGGCTGGAATTCCACAGTAAAACTTGAACGCCCAAACCCGGTGAATACACCTGTGTCCGAGTCGAATGTAAAGTTGAGTGTCTTGATGATTACCTGTCTGTTCCCAAACCGGTTCCATGCCCCCTGCTGGACTCCAAACGGGGGTGGGATCATCTGTCCTGAATTCTGGCTGAAGGCAGTACCGCTGGCTGTAATCGTCAGTATCTGAAGAAAGCCATCGCTCTGGGTGAGCAGGTAGGTTCCAGCGACCTTATTTTGAAAATCCGCTCTTGCTTCTCGAGGTTGCATGATTATGGAGACGTATAATATAAAGAACCCCAGTATGAAAAGGGTGAAGACATTCTGTTTTTTCATTGAGAATCCTCCTTTAATAGTCGTTTATGACGAAGATTAGCACCACGCTACTTCCAAGTCAAAATACGGTGCGGTTGACTTCTTCTTAGTTAAAGATTTACAATTAATAGAATTTGAAAGTCCCTCGCGCCAATCTTAGAACAATCAAATCCGACCTTGAACAAGCCCTATTGCATTACACCGCCTTTAGGAAAGGGGATCCTATCCCATCCGGGTTAGTCCCTTATTTGCAATTGCTAAGCGAGGTTGATAGCGTAGCCGCGTTTGTCGATAGTTTCAAACAAGATAGAAGCCGGTTGCACTACCAGGCGCTTATTATGTTCTTAGAAGGTAAACCGATAGATCAAATAGCTCTCGAGCTTAAAAACAAAGTGACACTGAAGCAGATTGAATGCTGGATCTATGGCAATGACCAGGAAATAGGGTTAGTAGGCTTTACCTTCGAGACATTCGTAAAACTTTCGACCTGGTGCCCGTTCTGCGACTTCAGATCAACGAACGGCAATGCGGGCATGGCGCCGTATCCCCTTAGATCGCGAATGTGTTATCACCGGGAATTGGCCTGGGCCGAAGACGCCCACTATCGATGACCAAACCAAGGGGCAATATGTATTAATAGGGGTACAGAAAGTCTCTAATAATTAAGCTAAGTTCCAATACACTCATCGTGAATTATTTTTTAAATCACCAACTTTTTGCATATGTTGTTTCATCAATCTCTCCATTGTCCCATCGCATATAAAAGCACCCGTATATAGGGGTCGCGTCTTCACAATTCACAAATCGTAGTAATCGATTTGGATTTTGTAATATGGCAAGAGCCTTGAGGCTTTGATTTGAGAATGCATGCCACCGTATAACCTCCAGGGGAAGTAGAAGAGAAAATATCTTTTATACTGGTAAAGATCAATCTTTATTTTAGAGAAACTAAACGAGACTCTTAATAAATACTCCGTAGTATCCTATGCGTACTGTCTTATGAAAAATTATTACCACTTAATGGGTGATACAGCGCTATCACAGAGCGACAGTAGCTCTAGGGGAAAAATGTCGGGGGGAATAAAAGATCGTATAAAATGCTAAAGGAAATTGAGCGTGTCCGGTGATTATTTGTGAATTGTGAAGATACGACCCCGCACGCTTCAGATGTATTCTCTTCATTTTATAACCTTCGGTGCATTATAAGCATAAATCTTGGATAAGAAATATCAAACTTCATGTATCCTAAGAAACCTTTCAATGGATAAAAGGGTCGTGAAAAAGGCTTTGCCTATTTGCTTATTGAAGTGTCCTACCATGAAGATATGTGAGAGCACACTTAATTGCTCGGGTGTAGAACTTAATTTTTGATTGATCGGGACTGGAAAGTCCCGACTATCGATTATTTTTGAAGTTACCATCACATATCGATAGTCGGGGTTTTCAACCCCGCTTAGCGACTCAAGCAGAGCTTCTTCTGGAGCCGTTCGTCCTGAGCCCGTCGAAGGATGAACGGCATCAATCCATTCCGAAAATCCATTCTTCCATCCTTCGACCCCCTTCGACCAAGCTCAGGGCAGGCTTCGATATTACTCAGGATTCAGGACAGGCCCTTCGATTCGACTCAGGGCTGGGATGAGCGGATAGCAAAATAATGGATCCCCGATAAATGCATTCGGGGATGACATCGGGTAGAACGGAAGCTACGGAGCCAGAACATTGTTTTTGTAATAGGGATAGAGAAGAGTATGCCTGGTGGAGCCGAAGGGAATTGAACCCTCGACCTCATGAATGCCATTCATGCGCTCTCCCAACTGAGCTACGGCCCCACTAGTCCTCATTAATTTAAGCCCTCTTTGATTTATTGTCAAATTTAATAATGTATAATTGTTCGACGTAAATTAGCCATGACACTGGTGTGCTAAGGAGAATTATTTATGAATGTCATTAATGTCGGCTTGATTGGGGCTGGTACGGTTGGATGCGGAGTCATTAAAGTGCTCAGTCAGAATGCGGATATTATAGAGAAAAGAACCGGGATAAGGATTGAGTTAAAGAGAATAGCCGACATAGATCCTGATAGAAAAAGGCCGGTAGAAATACCTAAATCATTATTTACGACCGACGCATGGGATTTAATTGAGGATAGCTCTATACCTATTGTTATCGAGCTTGTAGGTGGTACTACTGTGGCTAAAGACCTTATCTTAGGGGCTGTAGAAAAGGGTAAGAATGTTGTAACCGCGAATAAGGCACTCATAGCACATCATGGAAAGGAAATATTCACTGCTGCGAGGAAGAAGGGGGTTGATATCGGCTTCGAGGCGAGTGTCGGAGGCGGGATACCGATAATCAAGGCTATTAAAGAGGGATTCATTGCAAACAAGATTCTTTCTATTCATGGGATAATGAACGGTACCTCAAACTATATACTCTCGAGGATGACTGAGGAAGGAAAAGAGTTTAATGACGTACTCAGACAGGCTCAAATTGAGGGTTATGCTGAGTCCGACCCTTCATTTGACATCGATGGGATTGATGCGGCTCATAAGCTCTCCATACTTATAATGATATCTTTCGGAGTGTTTCTAGATTTCAAGAAAATCTACATTAAGGGAATCCGCGAGATAACTCCAATCGACATTTCTTTTGCGGATGAGCTCGGTTATAAGATAAAGCTTCTTGCTATAGCCAAGTCTAGAGATGAAGGATTAGAAGCCGGTGTATATCCGACACTTGTTCAAAAGGGAACTCAAATCGCGGATGTCTCGGGAGTGTTTAATGCGATTTATATTGTGGGAGATTCGGTTGGACCCACTATGCTCTATGGAATGGGCGCAGGGATGATGCCCACTGCAAGCGCTGTTTTAAGCGATGTCGTTCAAATTGCCAAAAACATAGAAAGGGGAAATTCGTGTACATCTCTTCCCAAATTTTATAACAATAAAAATTCCTCTTTTTTAATCCCGATGTCGGAGATCACAACTAAATACTATTTACGGTTCCAGGTCGAGGACAGACCGGGTGTACTGGGACAAATTACCGGATGTTTAGGACAAAATAATATTAGCATCGAATCCGTCATTCAGAAGGGAAGACATTTGGGGGGAGGAGAGGTTCCTGTAGTCATAATGACTCATGAAGCAAAAGAAAGAGATTTACTTTCCTCTCTTCAAGCTATTGATAATCTCGCGGTTGTAAGAGCCCGAAGTATCTTTATCAGGATTGAGGAATTGTAGAATTATCATAATTAATCAGCATTAAGCTATTCTGTATCACAATAATAGCATTCTAGGTAATGTATTTAATTATCATTCCCGTTTCTGCTTCTCCTTCGCTTTTGCTGTAACAGGATGGCCTTCACTTGAATTCCATTCGACCCCTAATTTATTGAGCACCTCAATCCTATCCTTCTGCAATATACCACCGCGATACCTGATTTTCTGCTTAAATAGCCATTTATACAGGGGGTACATGCTGACCGGGGGCCATCTATTGGGATTTTTTTGTCTGTATCTTTTAAGCTCCTCGTGTTTTTTTTGCCACCTCTTATTTCTAGCATCCGGAAACCAGAGAAATCCAACTTTATCTAATTTATTTTTTCTGTACTTAGGATACTCCCCGACTTCTCTCAATTTACCTTGATACCACATCCTATTGTTATGACACCAGAAAGCTATCGTTCTTTCTCTTCTACCCTTGGCATCCTTACTGGGCCATCTGTCAGGATGGTTCTTTCTAAATTCAATTAGTTTTTGTAATTGTTCTTCCCATCTGCTTTTATTTTCTTTAGTCGGATTCCACACAACACCTATTGACTCTAGTAACTTAATCTGTCTTTTAGAAAGTATTCCACTTCGCTTGTTTTTTCTTTGTCTTGCAAGCCATGAAGCTAAAACATATTGGTTAGTACCTGCTGCGGAAGGTTTTAGACTTGGGAGCCGTTTGGTCCTATTTTTGAGTTTTACTATTTCGTCGTACCTATTTCTCCAGGACTTATATTCTCTAATATTATCCATTTGTCTCTTCGCTATCCTTGCTATGATTGTATCCTTTCCACTAGGGTAATACTGAGATTCTTGGATATGCCTTTTATGAGATCCGAGGATATGGTTATTTATCATACCCCGGGATTAAATTTCCTCATCTCGGTATTTATTATAACTCCATTTTAAACAAATGGGCAAGTACAATTTTTCCGGAGCTTATTTATCGTTAATGGGTGTTTAAGTCATTAAAGTTCATAAGCCGAGATGCCAATGGGATCGTGATTCGAACTAAGACCGGATAGAAATCGAATAATTGATATGATAATATTATCGTCAACATACTACTCGAAATCGGTTTTTTTGGGGTAAGAGGTCTGGGATTATGTGTTCAAGTAATTCCTGAGAGTTCCATCTTAATGAGAATGTGCTAAAAAAGTCATCGGGAAATTTGCATGGTTGAAAGCTGGTTTAGTCGTCTTCTTCTGTTTGCCCATGATGTTTTAGCTTATAATGCAGAGAGCGTCGGCTTAAGCCCAGAAGCTTCGCGGCCTCAGTGCGGTTTCCTTTTGCCTCGAAAAGAGCCTTTTCTATGTAATACTTTTCCAATCTTTGCCAGGCTTCTCCGAGCGAAATTGAATTTTCACGAAAATCTTTACTTATTTCATTCTTCGTAGCCCCCAAATCTAAATGCTGGATAATGTCCGAATCTGTGAGGATTGCACCTCTTTCGATAACATTTTCAAGCTCTCTCACATTTCCGTACCATGGATAATCTAATAGCTCAGACATAACGTCGTCACTGATGCCCTTGATCCTTGGATTAAGTTTAGTCCTGAATTTTCTTATAAAATGATCAACAAGACAGTTGATGTCCTCTTTCCTTTCCCTTAGAGGCGGAATGTGAATCGGCAGCACGTTTAGGCGATAGAATAACTCGTTTCTGAATTTCCCTAACTCTATATCTTTATCTAATTTGCTAGATGTTGCTGCTATAATTCTCACATCAATTTTGATAGTCTTTGTATCTCCAAGCCGTCTGATTTCCTCTTCTTGTAATACTCGCAAAAGCTTTGTCTGGAGTTGTAGGGGCAGCTCTCCGATTTCGTCAAGTAAGAGTGTTCCACCATGGGCTTCTTCAAAAAGACCCCTTTTTGTTCTATCAGCCCCACTGAATGCTCCCTTTGCGTAACCGAAGAGTTCGCTTTCCAAGAGTTGCTCGGGGATAGCTGAGCAGTTAATAGCTACGAATGGTTCCTCTCTTCTTGGACTTGCACGGTGAATCGCTCTCGCAATTAATTCTTTCCCTGTTCCGCTTTCGCCTGTAATAAGAACGGTAGTTTTAAACTGAGATGCTTTTCTGGCGAGAGCTATCACCTCTCTCATTTTATCACTTTCAAACAATATTTCTTCGAAGCCATCATCCTTTCCGAGTTCCTTGCGGAGATACAGATTTTCCTTCTTTAGTTTTTCCCTCTCTTTAGCCATAGCCATTCGAAGTAGTAATTCCTCTGTGTTTATGGGTTTGCTTATATATTCCGAAGCGCCGGCTTTAATTGCTTCAATGGACGTCTCTAGAGTTCCATATGCAGTTATCATTATCAGGATTGAACCCGAGTCACGATTTTGAATCTCTTTGAGAAATTGTATGCCATCCATCCCTGGCATCTTTATATCGCAGATTATATAGTCGTAATGTTTCCCACTGTCTAATAGTCGGAGTCCTGATGTTGCACTTTCAGCGCATTCAACTTCATATCCTTCCATCTTAAGAATTAAAGAGAGGGTTTCTCTAATGCCAATTTCGTCATCGATTATCAGGACGCTGTACATAGTAATTACCCCTCAATATTTGGGAATACTATTGTGAAAGTGGTTCCCGACCCGGGTTTACTTTCTGCTGATATATGTGCATTAAATCCCTGAAGGATTCTTTCCGAGACGGATAGTCCTAAACCTGTTCCCATACCGGGCTCTTTCGTCGTGAAAAACGGGTCGAAAATTTTATCGATTATTTCTTCCGGAATGCCGCGACCGTTGTCCTTCAAGCTCAGTTCAATCGTTC comes from Thermodesulfobacteriota bacterium and encodes:
- a CDS encoding sigma-54 dependent transcriptional regulator; protein product: MYSVLIIDDEIGIRETLSLILKMEGYEVECAESATSGLRLLDSGKHYDYIICDIKMPGMDGIQFLKEIQNRDSGSILIMITAYGTLETSIEAIKAGASEYISKPINTEELLLRMAMAKEREKLKKENLYLRKELGKDDGFEEILFESDKMREVIALARKASQFKTTVLITGESGTGKELIARAIHRASPRREEPFVAINCSAIPEQLLESELFGYAKGAFSGADRTKRGLFEEAHGGTLLLDEIGELPLQLQTKLLRVLQEEEIRRLGDTKTIKIDVRIIAATSSKLDKDIELGKFRNELFYRLNVLPIHIPPLRERKEDINCLVDHFIRKFRTKLNPRIKGISDDVMSELLDYPWYGNVRELENVIERGAILTDSDIIQHLDLGATKNEISKDFRENSISLGEAWQRLEKYYIEKALFEAKGNRTEAAKLLGLSRRSLHYKLKHHGQTEEDD
- a CDS encoding helicase associated domain-containing protein, with product MINNHILGSHKRHIQESQYYPSGKDTIIARIAKRQMDNIREYKSWRNRYDEIVKLKNRTKRLPSLKPSAAGTNQYVLASWLARQRKNKRSGILSKRQIKLLESIGVVWNPTKENKSRWEEQLQKLIEFRKNHPDRWPSKDAKGRRERTIAFWCHNNRMWYQGKLREVGEYPKYRKNKLDKVGFLWFPDARNKRWQKKHEELKRYRQKNPNRWPPVSMYPLYKWLFKQKIRYRGGILQKDRIEVLNKLGVEWNSSEGHPVTAKAKEKQKRE
- a CDS encoding homoserine dehydrogenase, encoding MNVINVGLIGAGTVGCGVIKVLSQNADIIEKRTGIRIELKRIADIDPDRKRPVEIPKSLFTTDAWDLIEDSSIPIVIELVGGTTVAKDLILGAVEKGKNVVTANKALIAHHGKEIFTAARKKGVDIGFEASVGGGIPIIKAIKEGFIANKILSIHGIMNGTSNYILSRMTEEGKEFNDVLRQAQIEGYAESDPSFDIDGIDAAHKLSILIMISFGVFLDFKKIYIKGIREITPIDISFADELGYKIKLLAIAKSRDEGLEAGVYPTLVQKGTQIADVSGVFNAIYIVGDSVGPTMLYGMGAGMMPTASAVLSDVVQIAKNIERGNSCTSLPKFYNNKNSSFLIPMSEITTKYYLRFQVEDRPGVLGQITGCLGQNNISIESVIQKGRHLGGGEVPVVIMTHEAKERDLLSSLQAIDNLAVVRARSIFIRIEEL